One Dysidea avara chromosome 7, odDysAvar1.4, whole genome shotgun sequence genomic region harbors:
- the LOC136259710 gene encoding uncharacterized protein, whose amino-acid sequence MSVIFSLLYIALAQQVSFGTPQWGESHKTAVTLIKARFLTSIVGNQAGRSQSHHRRRYVVSSILLDCLHMWSLSDGIKSLWSLLQDDLKVSKPTRPALGDEFCKSRALFWAREGRYSNALQALNSVGVAGHNDDSAYQDLLKRHPYSSCPNDSSPNKTSFTVDESMVMACLLAFPKGTSPEASKLRAQHLLDAIAGSTAPAARECLLSLTRFMNHLLSGKAPSCLAPWLCGAPLIALLKKGGGVRPIAVGEVLRRLASCLCCLAVRPSLPSVVLPYGQVGVGIPGGLEGAIHITRHFISTHGADDSLALLKVDMKNAFNECDRSAFFTRVSEDFPEISAWVKWCHSQPAELRFGNRRLLASSGVQQGDPLGPLLFSLVILQFIDAVNLHDFVELNLWYLDDGTLVGKQSSLSSLLSLFATRGPEFGLHLNLTKCELFWPSGDFFPNLPTDIKRVTSLELLGSPLWGDDIFFNDFLSSRMGKVALTQEKLSLLDDPQVELHLLRSCLSSCKIIHLLRTVPFTILKPFLLRFDHNLRSCLGRIMQCSLFDTSWRQASLPFRLGGLGLHESAFSASPAFLGSCNSVRELASTLLSVDINQLSFPNEEDAATLLSESGISSGHLLFSASQKDLQATLDKHLFDDLFASFGIRDQARLTALSHPSGTSSGWLKAIPRVSLGLAIPGPEFVIGLRKWLGVSLFPLSPLCTCLSTIDNYGDHLLGCSQGPMRIRRHDALVNIIYNALSQDHPGVLKE is encoded by the exons ATGAGTGTGATATTTTCACTGCTATACATTGCTTTAGCCCAACAAGTGTCTTTTGGCacaccgca GTGGGGAGaatctcacaagacagctgtaacacttataaaggccaggtttctaacatcgattgtgggtaaccaagccggacgtagCCAGTCTCACCATCGCCGCCGTTATGTTGTTAGTTCCATACTTTTAGATTGTCTCCATATGTGGTCCTTATCAGATGGCATTAAATCTCTTTGGTCTCTATTACAGGATGATCTCAAGGTCTCCAAACCTACTAGGCCTGCTTTAGGTGATGAGTTCTGTAAATCACGTGCTTTATTTTGGGCTCGGGAGGGCAGATACAGCAATGCTCTTCAAGCACTCAATTCAGTAGGAGTTGCAGGTCATAATGATGATAGTGCATACCAAGACCTACTTAAACGTCATCCGTATTCATCTTGTCCTAATGATTCTTCTCCCAACAAAACTTCTTTCACTGTTGATGAGTCGATGGTCATGGCTTGTCTGCTTGCTTTCCCTAAAGGTACTAGCCCAGAAGCTTCAAAACTTCGAGCCCAGCATTTACTAGATGCAATTGCTGGCAGCACCGCGCCAGCTGCTAGGGAATGTTTGCTCTCTCTGACTCGTTTCATGAACCATCTTTTGTCAGGAAAGGCTCCCTCTTGCTTAGCTCCTTGGTTGTGTGGTGCCCCTTTGATTGCTTTACTTAAGAAAGGTGGTGGTGTTCGCCCAATTGCTGTAGGTGAGGTCCTACGTCGTTTGGCGAGCTGCCTTTGCTGTCTTGCTGTTCGCCCTTCTCTTCCAAGTGTTGTTTTGCCCTATGGTCAAGTTGGTGTAGGTATTCCTGGTGGTCTTGAGGGTGCTATCCACATCACTCGTCATTTTATTTCTACTCATGGTGCTGATGACTCTTTAGCTTTGTTGAAAGTGGACATGAAGAATGCCTTTAATGAATGTGATCGTTCTGCCTTTTTCACTCGTGTGTCTGAAGATTTTCCTGAGATTTCTGCCTGGGTGAAGTGGTGCCATTCCCAACCGGCTGAGCTTCGCTTTGGCAATAGAAGGCTTTTGGCTTCTTCCGGAGTGCAACAGGGTGACCCTCTGGGCCCTTTGCTTTTTTCACTTGTaattttacagttcattgaTGCTGTAAATCTCCATGACTTTGTAGAGTTAAATCTTTGGTACCTTGATGATGGCACATTAGTTGGGAAGCAGTCTTCTTTATCATCTCTTTTGTCTCTTTTTGCCACTCGAGGTCCTGAGTTTGGACTACATTTGAATCTGACCAAGTGTGAATTATTTTGGCCTTCTGGAGACTTCTTTCCCAATCTCCCAACTGACATCAAGCGAGTCACAAGTTTGGAACTGCTGGGTTCTCCTCTTTGGGGTGATGACATTTTCTTTAATGATTTTCTTTCTTCTCGAATGGGCAAAGTAGCATTAACTCAGGAGAAACTTTCTCTGTTAGATGACCCTCAGGTAGAGCTCCATCTTTTACGTAGTTGCCTCAGTAGTTGTAAAATTATTCACCTCCTTCGCACTGTGCCTTTCACCATCCTGAAACCCTTTCTTCTTCGATTTGATCATAATCTTCGTTCCTGCCTTGGTAGGATTATGCAGTGCAGTCTTTTCGACACTTCTTGGAGACAGGCATCTTTGCCTTTTCGATTAGGAGGCCTGGGGTTACATGAATCTGCTTTTTCTGCTTCACCTGCATTTTTGGGTTCATGTAACAGTGTTCGTGAATTAGCCTCCACCCTTCTTTCTGTTGATATTAATCAGCTCAGTTTCCCTAATGAGGAGGATGCTGCTACCTTACTTTCTGAATCGGGTATTTCCAGTGGTCATTTGCTTTTCTCAGCCTCTCAGAAGGACCTGCAAGCTACATTAGACAAACATTTATTTGATGACTTATTTGCATCCTTTGGCATTCGCGATCAAGCTCGTTTGACTGCTTTGTCACACCCTTCTGGCACAAGTAGTGGctggctcaaagctattcctcgAGTCAGTCTGGGTTTGGCTATCCCTGGGcctgaatttgttattggattACGTAAATGGTTGGGTGTTTCTTTGTTTCCGCTCTCTCCTTTGTGTACCTGTCTTTCTACCATCGATAACTATGGTGACCATCTGTTAGGTTGCTCTCAAGGCCCAATGAGAATACGTCGACATGATGCTCTGGTAAACATCATTTATAATGCCCTTTCACAGGATCACCCTGGGGTTCTTAAGGAATAG